One region of Malania oleifera isolate guangnan ecotype guangnan chromosome 6, ASM2987363v1, whole genome shotgun sequence genomic DNA includes:
- the LOC131157839 gene encoding DNA-directed RNA polymerase subunit beta''-like: MEVLMEERSNLVFHNKVIDGTAMKRLISRLIDHFGIAYTSHILDQVKTLGFQQATATSISLGIDDLLTIPSKGWLVQDAEKQNWILEKHHHYGNVHAVEKLRQSIEIWYATSEYLRQEMNPNFRMTDPFNSVHIMSFSGARGNASQVHQLVGMRGLMSDPQGQMIDLPIQSNLREGLSLTEYIISCYGARKGVVDTAVRTSDAGYLTRRLVEVVQPIVVRRTDCGTIRGISVSSRKGMIPERIFIQTLTGRVLADDIYMGPRCIATRNQDIGIGLVDRFITFRAQPISIRTSFTCRSTSWICRLCYGRSPTHGDLVELGEAVGIIAGQSIGEPGTQLTLRTFHTGGVFTGGTAEHVRAPSNGKIKFNENLVHPTRTRHGHPAFLCYIDLYITIEGEDILHNVNIPTKSFILVQNDQYVESEQTIAEIRVGTSTLNFKEKIRKHIYSDSEGEMHWSTDVYHASEFTYDNVHLLPKTSHLWILSGSPCRSSVAPFLLHKDQDQMNGHSRSAERRYISNLLVSWLQALF; encoded by the coding sequence ATGGAGGTACTTATGGAAGAACGGTCCAATTTGGTCTTTCACAATAAAGTGATAGATGGAACTGCCATGAAACGACTTATTAGTCGATTAATAGATCACTTCGGAATAGCATATACATCACACATTCTGGATCAAGTCAAAACTCTGGGTTTCCAGCAAGCTACTGCTACATCCATTTCATTAGGAATTGATGATCTTTTAACAATACCCTCTAAAGGATGGCTAGTCCAAGATGCTGAAAAACAAAATTGGATTTTGGAAAAACATCATCATTATGGGAATGTACACGCGGTAGAAAAATTACGTCAATCCATTGAGATATGGTATGCTACAAGTGAATATTTGCGACAAGAAATGAATCCTAATTTTAGGATGACTGACCCTTTTAATTCTGTCCATATAATGTCTTTTTCGGGAGCTAGAGGAAATGCATCTCAGGTACATCAATTAGTAGGTATGAGAGGATTAATGTCGGATCCACAAGGACAAATGATTGATTTACCCATTCAAAGCAATTTACGCGAAGGACTTTCTTTAACAGAATATATCATTTCTTGCTACGGAGCCCGAAAAGGAGTTGTGGATACTGCGGTACGAACATCAGATGCTGGATATCTCACGCGCAGACTTGTTGAAGTAGTTCAACCCATTGTTGTACGTAGAACAGATTGTGGTACTATACGAGGTATTTCTGTGAGTTCTCGAAAGGGAATGATCCCAGAAAGAATTTTTATCCAAACATTAACAGGTCGTGTATTAGCGGATGATATATATATGGGTCCGCGATGTATTGCCACTCGAAATCAAGATATTGGGATTGGACTTGTCGATCGATTCATAACCTTTCGAGCACAACCAATATCTATTCGAACCTCCTTTACTTGTAGGAGTACATCTTGGATCTGTCGATTATGTTATGGCCGGAGTCCTACTCATGGCGACCTGGTCGAATTAGGCGAAGCTGTAGGTATTATTGCAGGTCAATCTATTGGAGAACCCGGTACTCAACTAACACTAAGAACTTTTCATACCGGTGGAGTATTCACAGGGGGTACGGCAGAACATGTACGAGCCCCCtctaatggaaaaataaaattcaatgaGAATTTGGTTCATCCTACACGTACACGTCATGGACACCCTGCTTTTCTATGTTATATCGACTTGTATATAACTATTGAAGGTGAGGATATTCTCCATAACGTGAACATTCCAACAAAAAGCTttattttagttcaaaatgatcaATATGTGGAATCAGAACAAACGATTGCTGAGATTCGCGTAGGAACATCTACTTTGAATTTTAAAGAGAAGATTCGAAAACATATTTATTCTGACTCAGAAGGGGAAATGCATTGGAGTACCGATGTATACCATGCATCTGAATTTACATATGATAATGTTCATCTCTTACCAAAAACAAGTCATTTATGGATATTATCGGGAAGTCCGTGCAGATCCAGCGTAGCTCCTTTTTTGCTCCACAAGGATCAAGATCAAATGAACGGTCATTCTCGTTCTGCCGAACGACGATATATTTCTAACCTCTTAGTGTCATGGTTACAAGCactcttttaa
- the LOC131157838 gene encoding DNA-directed RNA polymerase subunit beta, whose amino-acid sequence MLRDGNEGMSTIPGFNHIQFEGFCRFIDQGLTEELYKFPKIGDTDQEIEFQLFVETYQLVESLIKERNAVYESLTYSSELYVYAGLIWKTHRDIQEQTIFIGNIPLMNSLGTSIVNGIYRIVINQILQSPGIYYGPELNHNGISIYTGTIISDWGGRSELEIDRKERIWARVSKKQKISILVLSSTMGSNLREILENVCYPEILLSFLNLNEKEKKMGSKENAILEFYQQFACVGGDPAFSESLCKELQKKFFKQKCELGRIGRRNMNRKLNLDIPQNNTFLLPRDILAAVDHLIGMKLGMGTRDDMNHLKNKRIRSAADLLQDQFGLALVRLENVVRGTICRAIRHKLIPTPQNLVTSTPLITTYESFFGLYPLSQVLDRTNPLTQIVHGRKSSYLGPGGLTGRTASFRIRDIHPSHYGCICPIDTSEGINVGLIGSLAIHARIGHWGSLESLFYDVYEISERSKKKIRMLYLSPGRDEYYTVSAGNSLALNQGIQEEQVVPARYRQEFLTIAWEQVHLRSIFPFQYFSIGASLIPFIEHNDANRALMSSNMQRQAVPLFRPEKCIVGTGLECQAALDSGVLAIAERGGKIISTDTDKIVLSGNGDTLSIPLVMYQRSNKKTCMHQKPQVQRDKCIKKGQILADGAATVGGELALGKNVLVAYMPWEGYNSEDAILISERLVYEDIYTSFHIQKYEIQTHVTSQGPERITNEIPYLEAHLLRNLDKNGIVKPGSWVETGDILVGKLTPQMAKGSLYVPEDRLLRAILGIQAATSKETCLKLPIGGRGRVIDVRWSQKKRGSSYNPETIRVYISQKREIQVGDKVAGRHGNKGIISKILPRQDMPYLQDGRSVDMGFNPLGVPSRMNVGQIFECSLGLAGDLLDRHYRIAPFDERYEQEASRKLVFSELYEASCAGRRHYSLFVQTSVFWTI is encoded by the coding sequence ATGCTCCGGGATGGAAATGAGGGAATGTCGACAATACCTGGGTTTAATCATATACAATTTGAAGGATTTTGTAGGTTCATTGATCAGGGCTTGACGGAAGAACTTTATAAGTTTCCAAAAATTGGAGATACAGATCAAGAAATTGAATTTCAATTGTTTGTGGAAACATATCAATTGGTAGAGTCGTTGATAAAAGAGAGAAATGCTGTGTATGAATCACTCACATATTCTTCTGAATTATATGTATACGCGGGATTAATTTGGAAAACCCATAGAGATATACAAGAACAAACAATTTTTATTGGAAACATTCCTCTAATGAATTCCCTGGGAACTTCTATAGTAAATGGAATATACAGAATTGTGATCAATCAAATATTGCAAAGCCCGGGTATTTATTACGGTCCAGAATTGAACCATAACGGAATTTCGATCTATACTGGCACAATAATATCAGATTGGGGAGGAAGATCAGAATTAGAGATTGATAGAAAAGAAAGGATATGGGCTCGTGTGAGTAAAAAACAGAAAATATCTATTTTAGTTCTATCATCAACTATGGGTTCGAATCTAAGAGAAATTCTAGAGAATGTCTGCTACCCCGAAATTTTATTGTCTTTTCTGAATCTGaatgagaaggaaaaaaaaatggggTCAAAAGAAAATGCCATTTTGGAGTTTTATCAACAATTTGCTTGTGTAGGCGGAGATCCGGCATTTTCTGAATCCTTATGTAAGGAATTACAAAAGAAATTCTTTAAACAAAAATGTGAATTAGGAAGGATTGGTCGACGAAATATGAACCGGAAACTGAACCTTGATATACCTCAGAATAATACATTTTTATTACCGCGAGATATATTGGCAGCTGTGGATcatttgattggaatgaaatTAGGAATGGGTACACGTGACGATAtgaatcatttgaaaaataaacgTATTCGTTCTGCAGCGGATCTCTTACAAGATCAATTCGGATTGGCCTTGGTTCGTTTAGAAAATGTGGTTCGAGGAACTATATGTAGAGCAATTAGGCATAAATTGATACCGACTCCTCAGAATTTAGTAACTTCAACTCCATTAATAACCACTTATGAATCTTTTTTCGGTTTATACCCATTATCTCAAGTTTTGGATCGAACTAATCCATTGACACAAATAGTTCATGGAAGAAAATCGAGTTATTTGGGCCCTGGAGGATTGACAGGGCGAACTGCTAGTTTTCGGATACGAGATATCCATCCTAGTCACTATGGATGTATTTGCCCAATTGACACGTCTGAAGGAATCAATGTTGGACTTATTGGATCTTTAGCAATTCATGCGAGGATTGGTCATTGGGGGTCTCTAGAAAGCCTATTTTATGATGTTTATGAAATTTCTGAgagatcaaaaaaaaaaatacggaTGCTTTATTTATCACCAGGTAGAGATGAATACTATACGGTATCGGCGGGAAATTCTTTGGCATTGAATCAGGGTATTCAGGAAGAACAGGTTGTTCCAGCTCGATACCGTCAAGAATTCCTGACTATTGCATGGGAACAGGTTCATCTTCGAAGTATTTTTCCCTTCCAATATTTTTCTATTGGAGCTTCCCTCATTCCTTTTATCGAGCATAATGATGCAAATCGGGCTTTAATGAGTTCTAATATGCAACGTCAAGCAGTTCCGCTTTTTCGGCCCGAGAAGTGCATTGTTGGAACTGGGTTGGAATGCCAAGCGGCTCTAGATTCAGGGGTTCTCGCTATAGCCGAACGCGGGGGCAAGATCATTTCTACCGATACTGACAAGATCGTTTTATCGGGTAATGGAGATACTTTAAGCATTCCATTAGTTATGTATCAACGTTCCAACAAAAAGACTTGTATGCATCAAAAACCACAAGTTCAACGGGATAAATGCATTAAAAAGGGACAAATTTTAGCCGACGGTGCCGCTACAGTTGGCGGCGAACTCGCTTTGGGAAAAAACGTATTAGTCGCTTATATGCCATGGGAAGGTTACAATTCTGAAGATGCGATACTCATTAGCGAGCGTCTGGTATATGAAGACATTTATACTTCTTTTCacatacagaaatatgaaatCCAGACTCATGTGACAAGCCAAGGTCCCGAAAGGATCACTAATGAAATACCTTATTTAGAAGCCCATTTACTCCGCAATTTAGATAAAAATGGAATTGTGAAGCCCGGATCTTGGGTAGAAACGGGTGATATTTTAGTAGGTAAATTAACACCTCAAATGGCGAAAGGATCCTTGTATGTACCGGAGGATAGATTATTACGAGCCATACTTGGCATTCAGGCAGCCACTTCAAAGGAAACTTGTCTAAAACTACCTATAGGTGGTAGAGGTCGAGTTATTGATGTGAGATGGAGCCAGAAAAAGAGGGGTTCTAGTTATAATCCGGAAACGATTCGTGTATATATTTCACAGAAACGTGAAATCCAAGTAGGTGATAAAGTGGCCGGAAGACATGGAAATAAAGGTATCATTTCCAAAATTTTGCCTAGACAAGATATGCCTTATTTGCAAGATGGAAGATCTGTTGATATGGGTTTCAATCCATTAGGAGTACCTTCACGAATGAATGTAGGACAGATATTTGAATGCTCACTCGGGTTAGCGGGGGATCTGTTAGACAGACATTATCGAATAGCACCTTTTGATGAGAGATATGAACAAGAGGCTTCGAGAAAACTAGTGTTTTCTGAATTATATGAAGCCAGTTGTGCCGGAAGGCGCCATTATAGTTTGTTTGTACAAACTAGTGTTTTCTGGactatataa
- the LOC131157840 gene encoding DNA-directed RNA polymerase subunit beta'-like: MGLMIEKGGKGAGEKQGRTFAEGWTENFQTLLRVPCRREKSADMCTRGVTATTTRISFNPTCKASRSPPTPPPIVWEILQEVMQGCPVLLNRAPTLHRLGIQAFQPILVDERAICLHPLVCKGFNADFDGDQMAVHVPLSLEAQAEARLLMFSHMNLLSPAIVDPISVPSQDMLIGLYVLTSGNRRGICANRYNPSNCRNYQNERIYDNNYRYTKEPLFCNSYDAIGTYRQKIINLDSSLWLRWRLDQRVIASREAPIEVHYESLGTYHEIYGDYLIVKSFKKEILCIYIRTMVGHISLYREIEEAIQGVCQACSYGT; this comes from the exons ATGGGACTAATGATTGAGAAAGGTGGAAAAGGAGCAGGGGAAAAACAGGGGAGAACATTTGCGGAAGGGTGGACCGAGAATTTTCAAACCCTACTCCGCGTGCCATGTAGGAGAGAGAAGAGTGCTGACATGTGCACTCGAGGTGTCACTGCCACCACTACTCGCATAAGCTTTAATCCTACCTGCAAGGCGAGTCGGAGTCCTCCTACTCCACC TCCGATTGTATGGGAAATACTTCAGGAAGTTATGCAGGGGTGTCCGGTATTGCTGAATAGAGCACCTACTTTGCATAGATTAGGCATACAGGCATTCCAACCCATTTTAGTGGACGAACGTGCTATTTGTTTACATCCATTAGTTTGTAAGGGATTCAATGCAGACTTTGATGGGGATCAAATGGCTGTTCATGTGCCTTTATCTTTGGAGGCTCAAGCAGAGGCCCGTTTACTTATGTTTTCTCATATGAATCTATTGTCTCCAGCTATTGTTGATCCCATTTCCGTACCAAGCCAAGACATGCTTATCGGACTCTATGTATTAACAAGCGGGAATCGGCGAGGTATTTGTGCAAATAGGTATAATCCATCTAATTGCagaaactatcaaaatgaaagaATTTACGATAATAATTATAGGTATACAAAAGAACCCCTTTTTTGTAATTCCTATGATGCAATCGGAACTTATCGGCAGAAAATAATCAATTTAGATAGTTCTTTGTGGCTTCGGTGGCGACTAGATCAACGCGTTATTGCCTCAAGAGAAGCTCCCATCGAAGTTCATTATGAATCTTTGGGTACCTATCATGAGATTTATGGAGACTATCTAATAGTAAAAAGTTTCAAAAAAGAAATTCTTTGTATATATATTCGAACCATGGTTGGTCATATTTCTCTTTATCGAGAAATCGAAGAAGCTATACAAGGGGTTTGTCAGGCCTGCTCATATGGTACCTAA